One region of Juglans microcarpa x Juglans regia isolate MS1-56 chromosome 7S, Jm3101_v1.0, whole genome shotgun sequence genomic DNA includes:
- the LOC121241263 gene encoding replication factor C subunit 1-like isoform X1, with protein MSDIRKWFMKSHVKGNGGESKPANPAPSNSETLVHGSQESSGSRRTSKYFATDKQKPEDEEETKELPAKRKTQKNSIESLKPTPSKKAHKVDDDDDDDFILPSSRKNLVDATPSKKLKSGLGRGISQKHVDVEESDEEDDKDTETQKSGGRGRGRRGSSAAPAGGRGRGGGRGGFMNFGERKDPPHKGEKEVPEGAPNCLAGLTFVISGTLDSLEREEAEDLIKRHGGRVTGSVSKKTNYLLCDEDIGGRKSAKAKELGTALLIEDGLFDMIRASKPAKAPAQEEPKRPVYKAAPLPRKSPQKTEANKDSVSNSVEMKASRGLTPGASPAKRKNRSVEKNTLTWAEKYRPKIPNEIVGNQSLVKQLHDWLEHWKEQFLDTGTNKKGKKQNDSAAKKAVLLSGTPGIGKTTSAKLVSQMLSFQAIEVNASDSRGKADAKIEKGIGGSNANSIKELVSNEALSVNMDRSKHPKTVLIMDEVDGMSAGDRGGIADLIASIKISKIPIICICNDRYSQKLKSLVNYCLLLSFRKPTKQQMAKRLMQIANAEGLQVNEVAVEELAERVNGDMRMALNQLQYMSLSMSVIKYDDIRQRLLSSAKDEDISPFTAVDKLFGFNAGKLRMDERMDLSMSDPDLVPLLIQENYINYRPSSVGKDDNGIKRMNMIARAAESIGDGDIINVQIRRYRQWQLSQSGSLASSIIPAALLHGQRETLELGERNFNRFGGWLGKNSTVGKNRRLLEDLHVHLLASRESSSGRENLRVEYLTLLLKQLTEPLRVLHKDEAVQKVVEFMNIYSITQEDFDTIVELSKFRGHPNPLDGIQPAVKAALTKAYKEGSKSRMVRAADLVMLPGMRKAPKKRIAAMLEPSDDGFSDANVDSLAENEEENSSDTEDLDSTANGEKLQLELQSLNCKGVQVELDLKGTGNPGAKKTPVGRGKGGSGPTEKKGGRGAGAGAKRKR; from the exons ATG TCAGATATAAGGAAGTGGTTCATGAAATCCCATGTCAAGGGCAATGGTGGGGAATCGAAGCCTGCAAATCCTGCCCCAAGCAATTCGGAGACCCTG GTACATGGAAGCCAAGAAAGTTCAGGCAGTAGGAGAACTAGCAAGTATTTTGCAACTGACAAACAAAAGCCAGAAGATGAAGAGGAAACAAAGGAACTCCCAGCAAAAAGAAAGACTCAAAAGAATAGCATTGAATCATTGAAACCCACGCCCTCTAAAAAAGCTCATAAAGttgacgacgacgacgacgacgacttTATCTTGCCTAGTTCAAGGAAGAATTTGGTTGATGCGACTCCTAGCAAGAAGCTGAAGAGTGGGTTGGGTAGGGGAATTTCACAGAAACATGTGGATGTTGAAGAAAGTGATGAGGAAGATGATAAAGATACTGAAACTCAAAAGTCTGGTGGAAGGGGTCGTGGTAGAAGAGGTTCATCAGCAGCACCAGCTGGTGGAAGAGGCAGAGGTGGCGGACGGGGTGGATTTATGAACTTTGGAGAAAGGAAAGATCCTCCTCATAAAggagaaaag GAAGTCCCTGAGGGTGCTCCCAATTGCTTAGCTGGTTTAACTTTTGTAATTAGTGGAACACTTGACAG TCTGGAGCGTGAAGAAGCAGAAGATTTGATTAAAAGACATGGTGGTCGTGTCACTGGTTCCGTCAGCAAGAAAACA AATTATCTTTTATGTGATGAAGATATTGGGGGACGGAAGTCTGCTAAAGCCAAAGAGCTGGG TACTGCATTGCTCATTGAGGATGGGTTGTTTGATATGATCCGTGCATCAAAACCTGCTAAAGCACCTGCACAAGAAGAACCAAAGAGACCAGTATATAAGGCTGCACCTTTACCAAGGAAAAGTCCACAGAAAACAGAAGCAAACA AAGATAGCGTCAGCAATTCCGTGGAAATGAAAGCCAGCAGAGGATTGACCCCAGGGGCATCTCCGGCTAAGCGAAAAAATCGAAGTGTTGAGAAAAATACTTTGACATGGGCGGAAAAGTATAGGCCGAAGATCCCAAATGAGATTGTTGGAAATCAGTCATTG GTTAAGCAGCTTCATGACTGGTTGGAACATTGGAAGGAGCAATTTCTTGATACTGGAACTAATAAAAAGggcaaaaaacaaaatgattctGCCGCCAAAAAAGCTGTCCTCTTGAGTGGAACACCTGGCATTGGAAAAACAACTTCAGCAAAGTTGGTCAGTCAGATGCTCAGTTTCCAGGCAATAGAG GTAAATGCTAGTGACAGTCGTGGGAAGGCTGATgccaaaattgaaaaaggaatTGGTGGAAGCAATGCAAATTCTATAAAGGAACTTGTCAGCAATGAGGCCCTGAGTGTTAACATGGATCG TTCAAAGCATCCAAAAACTGTACTgattatggatgaggttgatgGGATGTCTGCTGGAGATAGGGGTGGGATTGCTGACCTTATTGCTAGCatcaaaatttccaaaattccGATTATCTGCATTTGCAATGACCGCTACAGTCAGAAACTGAAAAGTCTTGTTAACTACTGTTTGCTTCTTAGCTTTCGGAAACCTACAAAACAACAG ATGGCAAAGAGGTTAATGCAAATTGCAAATGCAGAAGGCCTTCAAGTTAATGAA gtTGCTGTTGAGGAACTTGCAGAAAGAGTTAATGGAGATATGCGAATGGCACTAAACCAGTTGCAGTACATGAGCCTCTCCATGTCGGTCATTAAATATGATGACATTAGGCAGCGTCTTCTTAGTAGTGCAAAGGATGAAGATATTTCACCATTCACCGCCGTTGACAA GCTGTTTGGTTTTAATGCGGGGAAATTGAGGATGGATGAGCGGATGGACCTGAGCATGAGTGATCCTGATCTAGTCCCCCTTCTTATTCAG gaaaattatatcaattataGGCCAAGTTCGGTTGGTAAGGATGACAATGGAATCAAACGAATGAACATGATTGCCCGTGCTGCCGAGTCTATTGGTGATGGGGATATAATCAATGTACAGATTCGACGATATCGACAATGGCAGCTGTCTCAAAGTGGTTCCCTTGCATCATCTATAATTCC TGCCGCGTTGTTGCATGGACAGAGGGAAACACTGGAATTG GGCGAGAGGAATTTCAACAGATTTGGGGGGTGGCTGGGAAAGAATTCAACAGTGGGCAAAAACCGGAGGCTTTTAGAGGATTTGCACGTTCATCTTCTTGCTTCTCGTGAATCTAGTTCGGGGAG GGAAAACCTACGAGTAGAATACCTGACTCTTCTTCTTAAACAGTTGACTGAGCCACTGCGAGTGCTCCATAAG GATGAAGCCGTTCAAAAGGTTGTTGAGTTTATGAATATTTACTCAATAACCCAGGAGGATTTTGATACTATTGTGGAGCTATCAAAATTTCGG GGACATCCAAATCCACTGGATGGTATACAGCCTGCTGTGAAAGCCGCTCTCACCAAGGCTTACAAAGAAGGAAGCAAGTCGAGAATGGTACGAGCTGCTGATTTAGTTATGCTTCCTGGAATGAGAAAGGCTCCTAAAAAGCGAATCGCAGCAATGCTAGAGCCATCTGATGATGGGTTTTCTGATGCCAATGTTGACTCATTggcagaaaatgaagaagaaaactcTTCGGATACAGAGGATTTAG ACAGTACTGCCAATGGCGAGAAGTTGCAGTTGGAACTTCAGAGTTTGAATTGCAAAG GAGTGCAAGTAGAATTGGATCTGAAGGGCACAGGAAACCCAGGTGCTAAGAAAACACCAGTTGGCAGAGGAAAAGGTGGTTCCGGACCTACAGAGAAGAAAGGTGGGCGAGGTGCAGGAGCTGGTGccaagagaaagagatga
- the LOC121241263 gene encoding replication factor C subunit 1-like isoform X2 produces the protein MSDIRKWFMKSHVKGNGGESKPANPAPSNSETLVHGSQESSGSRRTSKYFATDKQKPEDEEETKELPAKRKTQKNSIESLKPTPSKKAHKVDDDDDDDFILPSSRKNLVDATPSKKLKSGLGRGISQKHVDVEESDEEDDKDTETQKSGGRGRGRRGSSAAPAGGRGRGGGRGGFMNFGERKDPPHKGEKEVPEGAPNCLAGLTFVISGTLDSLEREEAEDLIKRHGGRVTGSVSKKTNYLLCDEDIGGRKSAKAKELGTALLIEDGLFDMIRASKPAKAPAQEEPKRPVYKAAPLPRKSPQKTEANKDSVSNSVEMKASRGLTPGASPAKRKNRSVEKNTLTWAEKYRPKIPNEIVGNQSLVKQLHDWLEHWKEQFLDTGTNKKGKKQNDSAAKKAVLLSGTPGIGKTTSAKLVSQMLSFQAIEVNASDSRGKADAKIEKGIGGSNANSIKELVSNEALSVNMDRSKHPKTVLIMDEVDGMSAGDRGGIADLIASIKISKIPIICICNDRYSQKLKSLVNYCLLLSFRKPTKQQMAKRLMQIANAEGLQVNEVAVEELAERVNGDMRMALNQLQYMSLSMSVIKYDDIRQRLLSSAKDEDISPFTAVDKLFGFNAGKLRMDERMDLSMSDPDLVPLLIQENYINYRPSSVGKDDNGIKRMNMIARAAESIGDGDIINVQIRRYRQWQLSQSGSLASSIIPAALLHGQRETLELGERNFNRFGGWLGKNSTVGKNRRLLEDLHVHLLASRESSSGRENLRVEYLTLLLKQLTEPLRVLHKDEAVQKVVEFMNIYSITQEDFDTIVELSKFRGHPNPLDGIQPAVKAALTKAYKEGSKSRMVRAADLVMLPGMRKAPKKRIAAMLEPSDDGFSDANVDSLAENEEENSSDTEDLGKCLSSAPRL, from the exons ATG TCAGATATAAGGAAGTGGTTCATGAAATCCCATGTCAAGGGCAATGGTGGGGAATCGAAGCCTGCAAATCCTGCCCCAAGCAATTCGGAGACCCTG GTACATGGAAGCCAAGAAAGTTCAGGCAGTAGGAGAACTAGCAAGTATTTTGCAACTGACAAACAAAAGCCAGAAGATGAAGAGGAAACAAAGGAACTCCCAGCAAAAAGAAAGACTCAAAAGAATAGCATTGAATCATTGAAACCCACGCCCTCTAAAAAAGCTCATAAAGttgacgacgacgacgacgacgacttTATCTTGCCTAGTTCAAGGAAGAATTTGGTTGATGCGACTCCTAGCAAGAAGCTGAAGAGTGGGTTGGGTAGGGGAATTTCACAGAAACATGTGGATGTTGAAGAAAGTGATGAGGAAGATGATAAAGATACTGAAACTCAAAAGTCTGGTGGAAGGGGTCGTGGTAGAAGAGGTTCATCAGCAGCACCAGCTGGTGGAAGAGGCAGAGGTGGCGGACGGGGTGGATTTATGAACTTTGGAGAAAGGAAAGATCCTCCTCATAAAggagaaaag GAAGTCCCTGAGGGTGCTCCCAATTGCTTAGCTGGTTTAACTTTTGTAATTAGTGGAACACTTGACAG TCTGGAGCGTGAAGAAGCAGAAGATTTGATTAAAAGACATGGTGGTCGTGTCACTGGTTCCGTCAGCAAGAAAACA AATTATCTTTTATGTGATGAAGATATTGGGGGACGGAAGTCTGCTAAAGCCAAAGAGCTGGG TACTGCATTGCTCATTGAGGATGGGTTGTTTGATATGATCCGTGCATCAAAACCTGCTAAAGCACCTGCACAAGAAGAACCAAAGAGACCAGTATATAAGGCTGCACCTTTACCAAGGAAAAGTCCACAGAAAACAGAAGCAAACA AAGATAGCGTCAGCAATTCCGTGGAAATGAAAGCCAGCAGAGGATTGACCCCAGGGGCATCTCCGGCTAAGCGAAAAAATCGAAGTGTTGAGAAAAATACTTTGACATGGGCGGAAAAGTATAGGCCGAAGATCCCAAATGAGATTGTTGGAAATCAGTCATTG GTTAAGCAGCTTCATGACTGGTTGGAACATTGGAAGGAGCAATTTCTTGATACTGGAACTAATAAAAAGggcaaaaaacaaaatgattctGCCGCCAAAAAAGCTGTCCTCTTGAGTGGAACACCTGGCATTGGAAAAACAACTTCAGCAAAGTTGGTCAGTCAGATGCTCAGTTTCCAGGCAATAGAG GTAAATGCTAGTGACAGTCGTGGGAAGGCTGATgccaaaattgaaaaaggaatTGGTGGAAGCAATGCAAATTCTATAAAGGAACTTGTCAGCAATGAGGCCCTGAGTGTTAACATGGATCG TTCAAAGCATCCAAAAACTGTACTgattatggatgaggttgatgGGATGTCTGCTGGAGATAGGGGTGGGATTGCTGACCTTATTGCTAGCatcaaaatttccaaaattccGATTATCTGCATTTGCAATGACCGCTACAGTCAGAAACTGAAAAGTCTTGTTAACTACTGTTTGCTTCTTAGCTTTCGGAAACCTACAAAACAACAG ATGGCAAAGAGGTTAATGCAAATTGCAAATGCAGAAGGCCTTCAAGTTAATGAA gtTGCTGTTGAGGAACTTGCAGAAAGAGTTAATGGAGATATGCGAATGGCACTAAACCAGTTGCAGTACATGAGCCTCTCCATGTCGGTCATTAAATATGATGACATTAGGCAGCGTCTTCTTAGTAGTGCAAAGGATGAAGATATTTCACCATTCACCGCCGTTGACAA GCTGTTTGGTTTTAATGCGGGGAAATTGAGGATGGATGAGCGGATGGACCTGAGCATGAGTGATCCTGATCTAGTCCCCCTTCTTATTCAG gaaaattatatcaattataGGCCAAGTTCGGTTGGTAAGGATGACAATGGAATCAAACGAATGAACATGATTGCCCGTGCTGCCGAGTCTATTGGTGATGGGGATATAATCAATGTACAGATTCGACGATATCGACAATGGCAGCTGTCTCAAAGTGGTTCCCTTGCATCATCTATAATTCC TGCCGCGTTGTTGCATGGACAGAGGGAAACACTGGAATTG GGCGAGAGGAATTTCAACAGATTTGGGGGGTGGCTGGGAAAGAATTCAACAGTGGGCAAAAACCGGAGGCTTTTAGAGGATTTGCACGTTCATCTTCTTGCTTCTCGTGAATCTAGTTCGGGGAG GGAAAACCTACGAGTAGAATACCTGACTCTTCTTCTTAAACAGTTGACTGAGCCACTGCGAGTGCTCCATAAG GATGAAGCCGTTCAAAAGGTTGTTGAGTTTATGAATATTTACTCAATAACCCAGGAGGATTTTGATACTATTGTGGAGCTATCAAAATTTCGG GGACATCCAAATCCACTGGATGGTATACAGCCTGCTGTGAAAGCCGCTCTCACCAAGGCTTACAAAGAAGGAAGCAAGTCGAGAATGGTACGAGCTGCTGATTTAGTTATGCTTCCTGGAATGAGAAAGGCTCCTAAAAAGCGAATCGCAGCAATGCTAGAGCCATCTGATGATGGGTTTTCTGATGCCAATGTTGACTCATTggcagaaaatgaagaagaaaactcTTCGGATACAGAGGATTTAG GCAAGTGCTTGAGCTCTGCGCCTAGGCTCTAA